TCCAGACCGTCGCCCTTGGGCCGGGCGCCGGCGCCGCCCCCAACAGCTTCTACGTATATAAAAGGTTTCTTGCTTTCGGGGTGGATGCCGGAAAAAACCACGGCGCTGCTGGCGTCGTTGCTGCCGGCGGGAATCCGCCCGGGCAGGGCCTGGGCAAAGGCGGCCAGGATGGCCCCGGCCACCACCTGGCACGTATCGGTGCGGGCGCCCACCGCCGCCGGGGGCCGGGGGTTCAGGATAGAGCCGGGCGGCGCATAAACGGAAACGGCCCGGTGAAAGCCGCCGTTGGCGGGGATGGTCGGGTCCAGGGCCGCTTTGACGGCGTAGTAGACGGTGGCCAGCAGGGCCGCCGGGACCACGTTGATGGCCCCGTTCACCTGGCTGCCGCTGCCGGTGAAGTCCAGGTGCAGGTCATCCCCACTTACCGAAACGGTTACGGCGATGGGTATGTCATGGGCGCCGGCTCCATCGTCATCCAGGCAAGTGGTGAAGGAATACTCCCCGTCGGGCACCTGGGCCACGGCGGCCCGCAATTTCCGCTCACCGTAGTCCAGCAGGGCATCCATAGCCCGGGTCAGCACCGGCAGCCCATAGGTTTCCACCAGGGCTGCCACCCGCTGGGCTCCCACCCGGTTGGCCGCCAGTTGGCCTTCCAAATCCAAGCGGCGCATTTCCGGATCCCGGCAGTTGAGGAGAAAGATGTCCAGCACGTCGCGGCACCAGGAGCCGCCCCGCTGCAGGCGCACCGGCGGCAGGCGCAGACCTTCAGCGTAGATGGACTCGGTGTTGCCGGCGATGCCGCCGGGGACGGCGCCGCCAATGTCGTAATGGTGGGCCAGGTTGGCCGCGAAGGCCACCAGTTCCTCGCCGTGGAAAACGGGGGTCACCATCGTCACGTCGGGCAGATGGGTGCCGCCGCCGCTGTAGGGATCGTTGGCCATGAAAACGTCGCCCGGCCGGATGTCGCCGCCGAACCGTTCCCGCACCGCCGCCACCACCCCCAGCAGGGAGCCCAGGTGGATGGGAATATGTTCCGCCTGGGCGATGACCCGCCCCCGGGCGTCGAACAGGGCCGTGGAGCAGTCCCGCCGCTCCTTGATGTTGGGCGAGAAGGCGCTGCGGATGAGGGTTTGGCCCATGTTTTCGGCGATAGACAGCAAGGCGCTGCCGATGACTTCCAAAGTGATGGAATCTATGGGATCTAGGGGGGGGCCCGCCTCACGGGTCGGGGGTGCCACGGCGGCCGTCACCTCCCAGGCGGATGTGAATTATGCCCAAGGCGTCCACCTGCAGGGCCGCTCCCGGCGGCACCACGGTGGTGGCGGTGGCCTCCTCGATGATGGCGGGGCCCGTCAGGACGGTGCCGGGCGCCAGTTGCCGCCGGTGGTATATGGGCGTGTCAACGGCTTCCTTCCCGTCAAAGGCGACGGCCCGGCGGCCGGCGGGCTCCGGCTGCGGGCCCGGTAGTGTTGCCGGCGGCGCTGCCTCCGCGGTGAGGGCCCAACTGCTGCCATCTTGTAGGTCCCGACCGGGGAACAGCAGGGACGGATCGGGCGCCGCCAGAACGCCCACGGCCTTCAGCCGCACGTTCACCACCTGGAGGGGCCTGCCGGGCAAGTTGTACCCGTGGGTCTGCTGGTGGAGCCGGTGAAAGGCGTCCGTCAATGTGGTCAACGATTCTTCATCCATAGTGGCGGCCCGGCCGGGCCAGGCTGCCGTCAACTCGTGGTCCTGGCCCGCGTAGCGCAAATCCAGGGAAAAATGGAGCCGGCGGCTCTCCTCGGGCACCCCCTGCTCCGCCAGGGCTTCCCATCCTTGTTCCCGGAGCCGGGCCAACGCTGCATTGATCTGGGGAATGCTGCTCTCGTCCAGGGGCTGCAGCACCGTCTGCACCAAATCGAAGCGGATGTCCTCCACCAGCAGGCCCAAGGCGGAGAAAGTGCCCGGCGAGGGCGGGATCAAGACATGCTCCATGCCCAAAGCCTGGGCCACCGCAGCGGCGTGCATGGGCCCGGCGCCGCCGTAGGCCATGAGGGCGAAGGGCCGGGGGTCGATGCCCCGCTCCACCGAGATGGACCAGATGGCCCGGACCATATTGGCGGTCACCACTTGGATGATGCCGTGGGCTGCCCCGGCCACCGTCATGCCCAATGGGCCTGCCACCTGCTGCTCCACGGCCGCCAGGGCCAAGTGCCGGTTCAAATTCAGACTGCTGCCCGGAGCCCCGCCTGAACCGAGGGTTCCCAGCACCATATGGGCGTCGGTGACCGTCGCCCCCCGGCCGCCCCGGCCGTAGCAGGCGGGCCCGGGATCGGCCCTGGCGCTGTGGGGGCCTACCTTCAGCAGCCCGCCGGAATCTACCCAGGCGATGCTGCCGCCCCCGGCGCCAACCGTTTGAATGTCCAGAGCGGGAAAGGCAACGGGATAGCCCGCCACTTCCCGCTCCGCCGTTTCCGTAGGGGCGCCGTCCAGGACCAGGGCCACATCGGTGCTGGTGCCCCCCATGTCCAAGGTGACCAGGTTGGGCGTCCTCACGTGCCGGGCCAGCCAGGCGGCAGCCATCACCCCGGCGCTGGGGCCCGACAAGGCCGTGGCCAGGGGGATCCGCCGGGCGGTATCGACAGTGCTCAAGCCACCGTTGGAAAGGGAAACCAGAGGGCGAGCTTCCATCCCCACCCCCTGCACGTATTGCCGGAAATCTTCCAAATAGGGTCCCACCACCGCCGCCAGGTAGGCGTTGAGGATGGTGGTGGACCACCTTTCATACTCCCGGAATTCCGGCAGCAGTTCGCTGGAGGCGCAGACAAAGACCGCCTCCCCCAGTTCCTCCCGCAGGATGGCGGCGGCCCGCTGTTCGTGCCGGTGATTGGCATAGCTGTGGAGGAAACAGACGGCCACGGCCTTCACCTGCTTGCGGCGCAGGAGGTCCGCCGCCCGGCGCACCTCTTCTTCCGCCAGGGGCGTATGAACCCGTCCGCCGGCCAGCATGCGCTCGGTTATCTCCAGGCAGCGCTCCCGGGGAACCAAGGGCGGGGGCTTCTCCCCATGGAGGTCATACAAGGACGGGCGTTGCTGGCGGCCGATGGCGGGCAAATCCCGAAAACCCCTCGTTGTGAGCAGGGCCGCAGGCCCGCCGGTGCGCTGGATGAGGGCGTTGGTGGCCACCGTGGTGCCGTGGGCTAAAAAGGCGATGGCCCGGGCATCGTGGGTCGGGCCGCCGGTTTGGCCGCCGTCTTGCCGCCTCGGCCCGGCGCCCAACGGCAGGCCCAGGCCCGCCAGGCCGGCGGGAAGAGCCCGGTTGGGGTCCCCGGCGTCCGAAGGCACCTTGAGCACCTTTATCCGGGCCGAAGCTTCGTCCACCAGAACAAAGTCAGTAAAGGTCCCACCTATGTCGATGCCGAGCCTGCAGCGGGGCGTGGAGTGGGAAAAGCCGGGCATTGCCTGGGTCTCCGGAATGGCTCCGTCACCTGGTGTAATGCCGGATCATTTCCACCAGGAAGAGATAGGGAAGAGCGCCGGAAATCTGCCGCTGCCGGTCCACCACAAAGGACGGCACATCCCGGACCCGCAGGCTGTTGGCGGCGTTGATGGATTCGTTCAGCCGCTCCATATGCTCCCCGCTGGCTACGCTGGCCATGGCCGCATCGGCGTCCAAGCCCGCCTTCTTGGCGATGGACCGCAGGACGTCGTCCTTGGAAATGTCCTTGCCCTCGGCCCAGAAGGCGCGGAACAAGGCCGAGCGTACCTCGTCCATCTTGTCGTGGTCCCGGGCATACTCGGCCAGGAGGTGGGCTTTCTGGGTGTTGACCATGGTGGTGGGCGGGTTGAAGGGGCGGCCCATTTCTTCCAGCCGTGGGCGCAGTTCCTCCAGGCGGTGGCGGACCTCGTCGGGCGTCATGGCGAAATAAGTGGCCAAAGGTATCCCCTTTTCAGGGGTGTCGGGCCGGAGCTGCAAGGGGCGCCACGTCACCTCGAGGTTGAGGTCTTGCTCCTTCATCAGGTTTTCCACCAGGCCTTCGCCGATGTAGCAAAAGGGGCATACGTAATCCGAAAACACCTGCAGTGGCACTGCGTCCGCCATAGGTATGCCTCCTTAACTTACGGAATTAAGTGCTGCCGCGTGGTGTGACGCCTCGAAAACATTCCTCAGCCTACAGCCTACCACCGATTGCGGTGTGGCTGAAAGCCCCGCCCGCCCCTTTCGCCCTTCCGGGGCCGGGGGTAAGATGACAACAACACCTTGACCAGGAACATCCAGGAGGGACACCATGGCGGCAGAGGAGCACAGCCAGAGGGAAGCCTTCAACACCCGGCTGATCCGGGCGACCACCAGTACATGCCCCTTGACGGGAGCGGGCGTGGCGCCCATTTACGCCTCATCTACATTTATCTTCGACAACTGGGAGCAGGGAGCGGGGCGCTTCGCCGGCGCCCAAAGGGGGTTTGTCTACACCCGCGTAGGCAATCCCACCCAGCAGGTGTTTGAACAGGCCATGGCCGTCTTGGAGGAAGGCGAAGCCGCCGTAGCCTTCGCCTCGGGCATGGGGGCCATTGCCGCCGCCGTGCTCACGGCCGCCCGGGCCGGCGACCACGTGGTGTGCCCCACCACCATTTACGGCTCTACTTTTGATTTGTTCCATAACTATTTCCGGCGACTGGGCGTCGAGGTGACGGCGGTGCCGGCCGATGACCCGGCGGCGTGGCGGGCTGCCGTCCGCCCCAATACGCGGGTTTTGTACACCGAAACCCCCGCCAATCCCACCATGGTCTTGACTGACCTGCGGGAGTTTGCCGCCTTGGGCCGGGAGGTGGGGGCCGTCACCATCGTGGACAACACCTTTGCCTCCCCCTACCTGCAGCGGCCCCTGACCTTGGGAGTCGACGTGGTGGTCCACAGCGCCACCAAATACATCAGCGGCCACGGCGATGTGGTGGCGGGG
The sequence above is drawn from the Sphingobacteriaceae bacterium genome and encodes:
- a CDS encoding DsbA family oxidoreductase, which produces MADAVPLQVFSDYVCPFCYIGEGLVENLMKEQDLNLEVTWRPLQLRPDTPEKGIPLATYFAMTPDEVRHRLEELRPRLEEMGRPFNPPTTMVNTQKAHLLAEYARDHDKMDEVRSALFRAFWAEGKDISKDDVLRSIAKKAGLDADAAMASVASGEHMERLNESINAANSLRVRDVPSFVVDRQRQISGALPYLFLVEMIRHYTR
- a CDS encoding hydantoinase B/oxoprolinase family protein; protein product: MAPPTREAGPPLDPIDSITLEVIGSALLSIAENMGQTLIRSAFSPNIKERRDCSTALFDARGRVIAQAEHIPIHLGSLLGVVAAVRERFGGDIRPGDVFMANDPYSGGGTHLPDVTMVTPVFHGEELVAFAANLAHHYDIGGAVPGGIAGNTESIYAEGLRLPPVRLQRGGSWCRDVLDIFLLNCRDPEMRRLDLEGQLAANRVGAQRVAALVETYGLPVLTRAMDALLDYGERKLRAAVAQVPDGEYSFTTCLDDDGAGAHDIPIAVTVSVSGDDLHLDFTGSGSQVNGAINVVPAALLATVYYAVKAALDPTIPANGGFHRAVSVYAPPGSILNPRPPAAVGARTDTCQVVAGAILAAFAQALPGRIPAGSNDASSAVVFSGIHPESKKPFIYVEAVGGGAGARPKGDGLDGVQVHVTNTSNLPVESLENNYPLLIERYEFIDGSGGRGRWWGGMGLRRDVRCLTDQVVFSSHGDRHRHRPWGLAGGGPGGPGAYILNPGQPDERRLPAKVSGVILNQGDLVRIETPGGGGYGVPDNENGNKEQ
- a CDS encoding hydantoinase/oxoprolinase family protein: MPGFSHSTPRCRLGIDIGGTFTDFVLVDEASARIKVLKVPSDAGDPNRALPAGLAGLGLPLGAGPRRQDGGQTGGPTHDARAIAFLAHGTTVATNALIQRTGGPAALLTTRGFRDLPAIGRQQRPSLYDLHGEKPPPLVPRERCLEITERMLAGGRVHTPLAEEEVRRAADLLRRKQVKAVAVCFLHSYANHRHEQRAAAILREELGEAVFVCASSELLPEFREYERWSTTILNAYLAAVVGPYLEDFRQYVQGVGMEARPLVSLSNGGLSTVDTARRIPLATALSGPSAGVMAAAWLARHVRTPNLVTLDMGGTSTDVALVLDGAPTETAEREVAGYPVAFPALDIQTVGAGGGSIAWVDSGGLLKVGPHSARADPGPACYGRGGRGATVTDAHMVLGTLGSGGAPGSSLNLNRHLALAAVEQQVAGPLGMTVAGAAHGIIQVVTANMVRAIWSISVERGIDPRPFALMAYGGAGPMHAAAVAQALGMEHVLIPPSPGTFSALGLLVEDIRFDLVQTVLQPLDESSIPQINAALARLREQGWEALAEQGVPEESRRLHFSLDLRYAGQDHELTAAWPGRAATMDEESLTTLTDAFHRLHQQTHGYNLPGRPLQVVNVRLKAVGVLAAPDPSLLFPGRDLQDGSSWALTAEAAPPATLPGPQPEPAGRRAVAFDGKEAVDTPIYHRRQLAPGTVLTGPAIIEEATATTVVPPGAALQVDALGIIHIRLGGDGRRGTPDP
- a CDS encoding PLP-dependent aspartate aminotransferase family protein translates to MAAEEHSQREAFNTRLIRATTSTCPLTGAGVAPIYASSTFIFDNWEQGAGRFAGAQRGFVYTRVGNPTQQVFEQAMAVLEEGEAAVAFASGMGAIAAAVLTAARAGDHVVCPTTIYGSTFDLFHNYFRRLGVEVTAVPADDPAAWRAAVRPNTRVLYTETPANPTMVLTDLREFAALGREVGAVTIVDNTFASPYLQRPLTLGVDVVVHSATKYISGHGDVVAGVLVGREEFCLQARQGALKDLGAVISPFDAWLLTRGLKTLAVRMERQQANAGRVARFLAQHPKVTAVHYPGLDNFAQRDLADGQMDGPGAMLSFEVAGGRDAAAAALNRVRLCRLAVSLGDVTTLIQHPASMTHGSVPPQNREAMGISEGLIRLSVGLEDADDIIGDLEQALAAV